A single window of Ictalurus punctatus breed USDA103 chromosome 27, Coco_2.0, whole genome shotgun sequence DNA harbors:
- the lingo1b gene encoding leucine-rich repeat and immunoglobulin-like domain-containing nogo receptor-interacting protein 1-B isoform X2 yields the protein MTFLVTSRMVAGVVSGHSYLVACWQPILILMLGTVLSGSTTGCPSRCECNAQERSVLCHRRKLVALPEGIPIETRLLDLSKNRLKAINPEEFINYPHLEDLQLNENVISVIEPGAFSNLFGLRTLGLRNNKLKLIQLGVFTGLSNLTRLDISENKIVILLDYMFQDLYNLKELEVGDSELVFISHRAFHGLNSLEQLTMERCNMTSVPTEAFSHLHTLLVLKLWHFNVNLIRDFSFRRLYRLKVLEITNWPFLEALTDKSLHGLNITTLSVTHCNLTAIPYVAIQHLVYLRSLNFSFNPIEIVEGNKLHNLMRLQVFDLVGGRLVTIEPYSFRGLNYLKVLNISSNSLSTLEESAFHSVGNLETLALYDNPLACDCRLLWVFRRRWRLNFNKQQPSCAAPEFVQGKEFKDFPDILPANYFTCQKSKIRDHKPLQRFVDEGTTVRFACQADGDPTPVIMWQSPRKQFITTKSVGRLSVSLDGTLEVRYAQIQDNGTYTCIATNAGGNDTKLAHLHVHSYSPNWPHQPNKTFAFISNQPNESGANETGRSVPFPFDMKTLIIATTMGFISFLGVVLFCLVLLFLWSRGKGNAKPNIEIEYVPRRVEGQTSPTEETHKIRMKMM from the exons ATGACATTTCTG GTAACCAGCAGAATGGTGGCTGGCGTGGTGAGTGGGCACAGCTACCTGGTGGCATGCTGGCAGCCCATTCTTATCCTGATGCTGGGCACTGTGCTATCGGGTTCCACCACAGGATGCCCGTCTCGCTGTGAGTGCAATGCCCAGGAGCGCTCTGTGCTGTGCCACCGCAGGAAGCTGGTTGCCCTTCCAGAAGGAATCCCTATTGAGACGCGACTGTTGGACCTGAGCAAAAACCGTTTGAAAGCCATCAACCCAGAGGAGTTCATCAACTATCCCCACCTGGAGGACCTGCAGCTTAATGAGAATGTCATCTCAGTCATCGAGCCGGGTGCATTCAGTAATCTCTTTGGATTACGGACGTTAGGACTACGCAACAACAAACTGAAGCTCATTCAGCTGGGTGTATTTACTGGTTTGAGTAACCTCACCAGGCTGGATATAAGTGAGAATAAAATAGTTATCTTGTTGGATTACATGTTTCAGGACCTTTACAATCTAAAAGAATTGGAAGTGGGAGATAGTGAGCTGGTCTTCATCTCTCATAGAGCCTTTCATGGACTCAATAGTTTAGAGCAGCTTACCATGGAGAGATGCAACATGACCTCAGTGCCCACAGAGGCCTTCAGCCATCTCCATACCCTGTTAGTACTCAAGTTGTGGCATTTTAATGTCAACCTCATTAGGGATTTTTCCTTCAGGAGACTCTACCGACTAAAAGTGTTAGAGATAACAAATTGGCCCTTTCTCGAAGCCTTGACCGATAAGTCCCTTCACGGACTCAACATTACCACACTGAGTGTCACACACTGCAACCTCACTGCCATCCCATATGTGGCCATCCAGCACCTTGTGTACCTTCGATCTCTCAATTTTTCATTCAATCCCATAGAGATTGTGGAGGGCAACAAACTGCACAACTTGATGAGGCTGCAGGTATTTGACTTAGTAGGGGGTCGATTGGTCACTATTGAGCCTTACTCTTTCAGAGGACTGAACTACCTTAAGGTTCTCAACATTTCCAGCAATAGCTTGAGCACTTTAGAAGAGTCTGCCTTTCACTCAGTTGGTAACCTTGAGACCTTGGCCCTATATGACAACCCCTTGGCATGTGACTGTCGCTTGTTATGGGTTTTCCGTCGGCGCTGGAGGCTCAATTTCAACAAGCAGCAGCCATCTTGTGCTGCCCCTGAGTTTGTGCAAGGGAAAGAGTTTAAAGATTTCCCGGATATTCTCCCTGCTAATTATTTCACGTGCCAGAAATCTAAGATCCGGGACCACAAACCCCTTCAGAGATTTGTGGATGAAGGGACCACAGTTCGTTTTGCATGCCAAGCAGATGGGGACCCAACTCCTGTGATCATGTGGCAGTCTCCTCGGAAGCAATTCATCACCACCAAAAGTGTTGGACGTCTGTCAGTGTCTCTGGATGGCACCCTGGAAGTACGATATGCCCAAATACAAGACAATGGCACATATACATGTATCGCGACCAATGCAGGGGGAAATGACACCAAGCTTGCTCATTTACATGTTCATAGTTATTCACCCAACTGGCCCCATCAGCCTAATAAGACATTTGCTTTCATCTCCAACCAGCCCAATGAAAGTGGTGCCAATGAGACTGGTAGATCAGTCCCATTTCCATTTGATATGAAGACTCTTATCATTGCTACTACAATGGGATTTATTTCTTTCCTTGGagtggttttgttttgtcttgtacTCCTCTTTCTTTGGAGTCGGGGGAAAGGTAACGCCAAGCCAAACATCGAAATTGAGTATGTGCCACGTAGAGTAGAGGGGCAGACCAGTCCAACTGAGGAAACCCATAAAATCagaatgaaaatgatgtaa
- the lingo1b gene encoding leucine-rich repeat and immunoglobulin-like domain-containing nogo receptor-interacting protein 1-B isoform X1, giving the protein MTFLQVTSRMVAGVVSGHSYLVACWQPILILMLGTVLSGSTTGCPSRCECNAQERSVLCHRRKLVALPEGIPIETRLLDLSKNRLKAINPEEFINYPHLEDLQLNENVISVIEPGAFSNLFGLRTLGLRNNKLKLIQLGVFTGLSNLTRLDISENKIVILLDYMFQDLYNLKELEVGDSELVFISHRAFHGLNSLEQLTMERCNMTSVPTEAFSHLHTLLVLKLWHFNVNLIRDFSFRRLYRLKVLEITNWPFLEALTDKSLHGLNITTLSVTHCNLTAIPYVAIQHLVYLRSLNFSFNPIEIVEGNKLHNLMRLQVFDLVGGRLVTIEPYSFRGLNYLKVLNISSNSLSTLEESAFHSVGNLETLALYDNPLACDCRLLWVFRRRWRLNFNKQQPSCAAPEFVQGKEFKDFPDILPANYFTCQKSKIRDHKPLQRFVDEGTTVRFACQADGDPTPVIMWQSPRKQFITTKSVGRLSVSLDGTLEVRYAQIQDNGTYTCIATNAGGNDTKLAHLHVHSYSPNWPHQPNKTFAFISNQPNESGANETGRSVPFPFDMKTLIIATTMGFISFLGVVLFCLVLLFLWSRGKGNAKPNIEIEYVPRRVEGQTSPTEETHKIRMKMM; this is encoded by the exons ATGACATTTCTG CAGGTAACCAGCAGAATGGTGGCTGGCGTGGTGAGTGGGCACAGCTACCTGGTGGCATGCTGGCAGCCCATTCTTATCCTGATGCTGGGCACTGTGCTATCGGGTTCCACCACAGGATGCCCGTCTCGCTGTGAGTGCAATGCCCAGGAGCGCTCTGTGCTGTGCCACCGCAGGAAGCTGGTTGCCCTTCCAGAAGGAATCCCTATTGAGACGCGACTGTTGGACCTGAGCAAAAACCGTTTGAAAGCCATCAACCCAGAGGAGTTCATCAACTATCCCCACCTGGAGGACCTGCAGCTTAATGAGAATGTCATCTCAGTCATCGAGCCGGGTGCATTCAGTAATCTCTTTGGATTACGGACGTTAGGACTACGCAACAACAAACTGAAGCTCATTCAGCTGGGTGTATTTACTGGTTTGAGTAACCTCACCAGGCTGGATATAAGTGAGAATAAAATAGTTATCTTGTTGGATTACATGTTTCAGGACCTTTACAATCTAAAAGAATTGGAAGTGGGAGATAGTGAGCTGGTCTTCATCTCTCATAGAGCCTTTCATGGACTCAATAGTTTAGAGCAGCTTACCATGGAGAGATGCAACATGACCTCAGTGCCCACAGAGGCCTTCAGCCATCTCCATACCCTGTTAGTACTCAAGTTGTGGCATTTTAATGTCAACCTCATTAGGGATTTTTCCTTCAGGAGACTCTACCGACTAAAAGTGTTAGAGATAACAAATTGGCCCTTTCTCGAAGCCTTGACCGATAAGTCCCTTCACGGACTCAACATTACCACACTGAGTGTCACACACTGCAACCTCACTGCCATCCCATATGTGGCCATCCAGCACCTTGTGTACCTTCGATCTCTCAATTTTTCATTCAATCCCATAGAGATTGTGGAGGGCAACAAACTGCACAACTTGATGAGGCTGCAGGTATTTGACTTAGTAGGGGGTCGATTGGTCACTATTGAGCCTTACTCTTTCAGAGGACTGAACTACCTTAAGGTTCTCAACATTTCCAGCAATAGCTTGAGCACTTTAGAAGAGTCTGCCTTTCACTCAGTTGGTAACCTTGAGACCTTGGCCCTATATGACAACCCCTTGGCATGTGACTGTCGCTTGTTATGGGTTTTCCGTCGGCGCTGGAGGCTCAATTTCAACAAGCAGCAGCCATCTTGTGCTGCCCCTGAGTTTGTGCAAGGGAAAGAGTTTAAAGATTTCCCGGATATTCTCCCTGCTAATTATTTCACGTGCCAGAAATCTAAGATCCGGGACCACAAACCCCTTCAGAGATTTGTGGATGAAGGGACCACAGTTCGTTTTGCATGCCAAGCAGATGGGGACCCAACTCCTGTGATCATGTGGCAGTCTCCTCGGAAGCAATTCATCACCACCAAAAGTGTTGGACGTCTGTCAGTGTCTCTGGATGGCACCCTGGAAGTACGATATGCCCAAATACAAGACAATGGCACATATACATGTATCGCGACCAATGCAGGGGGAAATGACACCAAGCTTGCTCATTTACATGTTCATAGTTATTCACCCAACTGGCCCCATCAGCCTAATAAGACATTTGCTTTCATCTCCAACCAGCCCAATGAAAGTGGTGCCAATGAGACTGGTAGATCAGTCCCATTTCCATTTGATATGAAGACTCTTATCATTGCTACTACAATGGGATTTATTTCTTTCCTTGGagtggttttgttttgtcttgtacTCCTCTTTCTTTGGAGTCGGGGGAAAGGTAACGCCAAGCCAAACATCGAAATTGAGTATGTGCCACGTAGAGTAGAGGGGCAGACCAGTCCAACTGAGGAAACCCATAAAATCagaatgaaaatgatgtaa